The Deinococcus depolymerans genome includes a region encoding these proteins:
- a CDS encoding MBL fold metallo-hydrolase, producing the protein MTDAVPLPALHVTSGGTRVYTLPVRAFPNFRANAYLLVRGDPHAPAYAALVDTGGSGPDNLGDLQAGLAAVRAGHGEAVGLDTLSRIVITHPHPDHLGGLSALRGHTDAPVAAFHSAVPFIEEPGVLRAAWLTPPDAQAAWLGLPPGSELDGRVRRRGANLSVPRALPVATPLCDGDVLDDLLHVIHTPGHEGNQICLRVDDMLLSADHLLPLNSPPLMPARFLRGSGVAAFLASLDRVEALDGVTLALGGHDGPMRDPRARIHALRTRTHEKLDGLLAACTHPMTIHDLLLALHPRLRSIQAVLLLDQTAALAEYLAGTGALSETARGDGAGLFTRT; encoded by the coding sequence ATGACCGACGCTGTCCCTCTTCCCGCGCTGCACGTGACGAGTGGCGGCACGCGCGTGTACACGCTGCCCGTGCGGGCCTTCCCGAACTTCCGCGCGAACGCCTACCTGCTGGTGCGTGGCGACCCGCACGCCCCGGCGTACGCGGCGCTGGTGGATACCGGCGGGTCTGGCCCGGACAACCTGGGGGACCTTCAGGCCGGACTGGCGGCGGTGCGGGCCGGTCACGGCGAGGCGGTGGGCCTGGACACCCTGAGTCGGATCGTGATCACGCATCCGCACCCGGACCACCTGGGCGGCCTGAGTGCCCTGCGGGGGCACACGGACGCGCCCGTGGCGGCGTTCCACAGCGCCGTGCCGTTCATCGAGGAGCCCGGCGTTCTCCGCGCGGCGTGGCTGACCCCGCCCGACGCGCAGGCCGCGTGGCTGGGCCTGCCGCCCGGGAGCGAACTGGACGGCCGGGTCCGCCGACGGGGTGCGAACCTCAGCGTGCCGCGCGCCCTCCCCGTCGCCACGCCCCTGTGTGATGGGGACGTGCTGGACGACCTGCTGCACGTCATCCACACGCCGGGGCACGAGGGGAACCAGATCTGCCTGCGCGTGGACGACATGCTGCTCAGCGCCGATCACCTGCTGCCGCTGAACTCCCCGCCGCTGATGCCTGCCCGCTTCCTGCGCGGCAGTGGCGTGGCGGCGTTCCTGGCGTCGCTGGACCGCGTGGAGGCGCTGGACGGCGTGACCCTCGCCCTGGGCGGGCACGACGGCCCCATGCGCGACCCCCGCGCCCGCATCCACGCGCTGCGCACCCGCACGCACGAGAAACTGGACGGCCTGCTCGCCGCCTGCACGCACCCCATGACCATCCACGACCTGCTGCTGGCGCTGCACCCACGCCTGCGGTCCATTCAGGCGGTGCTGCTGCTCGACCAGACCGCCGCCCTCGCGGAGTATCTGGCTGGCACAGGCGCCCTGAGCGAGACTGCGCGCGGGGACGGCGCGGGCCTGTTCACCCGCACCTGA